Proteins from one Hoplias malabaricus isolate fHopMal1 chromosome 2, fHopMal1.hap1, whole genome shotgun sequence genomic window:
- the LOC136687724 gene encoding uncharacterized protein codes for MPLSAALPEKKENNQLQIKENLIKKLMKDQKKKNDLLKNIRDELRQITEKNGKKCLTDNLQKLLGEIEKELQNKSPEEESAETQDKTEENSAYPQDKTEENSANPQNKTEENSAKTQDKTEEKSANPQDKTEENSAKTKNKKINRFLKHKEKTKEKSAKTKNKKINRFLKHKEKTKEKSAKTKNKKINRFLKHKDKTEEKSANPQDKTEEKSANPQNKTEEKSANPQDKTEEKSANPQDKTEEKSANPQDKTEEKPAKTQDKTEEKSANPQDKTEEKSANPQDKTEEKSANPQDKTEEDSVNPQDKTEEKSANPQDKTEEDSANPQDKTEEKSANPQDKTEEKSANPQDKTEENSANPQDKKIKKESTEPQDKLEEESAKPQNKIKKLFKRKHK; via the exons ATGCCACTCTCTGCAG CCTTACCtgaaaagaaggaaaataaTCAACTCCAAATTAAagaaaatctaataaaaaaattaatgaaagaccaaaaaaaaaagaatgatctACTTAAGAACATCAGGGATGAACTGAGACAAATAACTGAGAAGAATGGTAAAAAATGCCTGACAGATAATCTACAGAAACTTCTTGGGGAAATAGAAAAAGAGCTGCAGAACAAGAGTCCAGAGGAAGAGTCCGCTGAGACACAGGACAAGACAGAGGAAAACTCTGCTTATCCACAGGACAAGACAGAGGAAAACTCTGCTAATCCACAGAACAAGACAGAGGAAAACTCTGCTAAGACACAGGACAAGACCGAGGAAAAGTCTGCTAATCCACAGGACAAGACAGAGGAAAACTCTGCTAAGACaaagaacaagaaaataaataggTTTCTTAAGCATAAGGAAAAGACAAAGGAAAAGTCTGCTAAGACaaagaacaagaaaataaataggTTTCTTAAGCATAAGGAAAAGACAAAGGAAAAGTCTGCTAAGACaaagaacaagaaaataaataggTTTCTTAAGCATAAGGACAAGACAGAGGAAAAGTCTGCTAATCCACAAGACAAGACAGAGGAAAAGTCTGCTAATCCACAGAACAAGACAGAGGAAAAGTCTGCTAATCCACAGGACAAGACAGAGGAAAAGTCTGCTAATCCACAGGACAAGACAGAGGAAAAGTCTGCTAATCCACAGGACAAGACAGAGGAAAAGCCTGCTAAGACACAGGACAAGACAGAGGAAAAGTCTGCTAATCCACAGGACAAGACGGAGGAAAAGTCTGCTAATCCACAGGACAAGACGGAGGAAAAGTCTGCTAATCCACAGGACAAGACAGAGGAAGACTCTGTTAATCCACAGGACAAGACAGAGGAAAAGTCTGCTAATCCACAGGACAAGACAGAGGAAGACTCTGCTAATCCACAGGACAAGACGGAGGAAAAGTCTGCTAATCCACAGGACAAGACAGAGGAAAAGTCTGCTAATCCACAGGACAAGACGGAGGAAAACTCTGCTAATCCACAGgacaagaaaataaagaaagagtCTACTGAGCCACAGGACAAATTAGAGGAAGAGTCCGCTAAGCCACAGAATAAGATAAAGAAATTGTTTAAGCgtaaacacaaataa